One stretch of Cohnella algarum DNA includes these proteins:
- a CDS encoding ABC transporter ATP-binding protein: MDIFRGLKAYFWQDKGFLAGSVLGLAFATALGLVYPLLLGVLIDDMIVVGQYDGLVGLALGAVGLVVLKASFQYVHGFSGGRLGNRLAYRLRNASYEKLQKLSFSFYDSARTGDLMSRLTADIEGIRNFIGFGFAQLLNTFFLLVFGFIMMAIIDWPLTLLILALIPVIGFVAIRFEQQIHPVFRSIRAAISSLTVSVQENIMGVRTVKSFASEDHEMKKFSTGNEKYRDNHLHLAGVWAKYFPIIEFLANICVAVLILVGGLRVIYGAMTLGDLISMNFMLGMIVAPLWNLGFQINNYTQSKAAGERLLELLHKPFAIRDNDHPVRLEGDAVKGHIRYQKVSFRYPNHDHQPAALIDFNLDASPGSVIGFLGGTGSGKSTIVQLLLRAYDVGEGAVTLDGVDVRDWELETLRKQTAIVFQETFLFSTTIKENLSYGRSDASMEEIVEAAKLAQAHDFIMELPDGYDTIVGERGMGLSGGQKQRIAIARALLVRPKVLILDDSTSALDMETEHQIQLALRKVMAGRTTFVIAHRISSLRNADEIVVLDRGRVVQRGKHEQLIRVPGLYRETYRIQYADRPEETENASENTRRVTG; this comes from the coding sequence TTGGATATTTTCCGAGGTTTAAAGGCGTATTTTTGGCAGGACAAAGGATTTCTCGCAGGATCGGTGCTGGGCTTGGCATTCGCTACCGCGCTCGGGCTCGTGTATCCGCTTTTGCTGGGCGTATTGATCGACGACATGATCGTCGTAGGGCAATACGACGGGCTGGTGGGACTTGCCCTGGGGGCGGTCGGCCTTGTCGTCCTCAAGGCGTCTTTTCAGTACGTTCACGGGTTCAGCGGAGGCAGGCTCGGCAACAGACTGGCATACCGACTGCGCAATGCGAGCTACGAAAAACTGCAAAAGCTTTCTTTCTCGTTTTACGATTCCGCCAGAACCGGGGATTTGATGTCCCGCTTGACGGCGGATATCGAAGGGATCCGCAACTTTATCGGTTTCGGCTTCGCGCAATTGCTCAATACGTTTTTCCTGCTCGTATTCGGATTCATCATGATGGCAATTATCGATTGGCCCCTGACGTTATTGATTCTCGCGCTAATTCCGGTCATCGGCTTCGTCGCGATCCGGTTCGAACAGCAGATCCATCCGGTATTTCGTTCGATCCGCGCGGCCATCAGCAGCCTGACCGTCAGCGTTCAGGAAAACATTATGGGCGTTCGCACGGTCAAATCGTTTGCGAGCGAAGACCATGAAATGAAAAAGTTTTCGACCGGCAACGAAAAATACCGGGACAACCATTTGCATCTTGCCGGCGTATGGGCGAAATATTTTCCGATTATCGAATTTCTCGCCAATATTTGCGTGGCCGTGCTCATTCTGGTCGGCGGCCTTCGGGTCATCTACGGGGCGATGACGCTCGGCGACCTGATTTCGATGAATTTCATGCTCGGCATGATCGTGGCGCCCTTATGGAACCTTGGCTTCCAAATCAACAACTATACGCAATCGAAGGCGGCCGGGGAGCGTCTTTTGGAGCTGCTTCATAAGCCTTTCGCGATTCGCGACAACGACCACCCGGTCCGGCTGGAAGGAGACGCCGTCAAAGGGCACATCCGCTACCAGAAAGTCAGCTTCCGGTATCCGAATCACGATCACCAGCCGGCCGCGCTGATCGACTTCAATCTCGACGCGTCTCCGGGCTCCGTCATCGGGTTCCTGGGCGGAACCGGTTCCGGCAAATCCACGATCGTCCAACTGCTCCTGCGCGCGTACGACGTCGGGGAAGGGGCGGTCACGCTGGACGGCGTCGACGTTCGCGACTGGGAGCTCGAAACGCTGCGGAAGCAGACCGCGATCGTCTTTCAGGAAACGTTTTTGTTTTCGACGACGATCAAGGAAAACCTCTCCTACGGGCGCTCGGACGCGTCGATGGAGGAAATCGTCGAAGCCGCGAAGCTGGCCCAGGCGCACGATTTCATCATGGAGCTGCCGGACGGCTACGACACGATCGTCGGCGAGCGCGGCATGGGGCTTTCCGGCGGCCAGAAGCAGCGGATCGCCATCGCCCGCGCGCTGCTCGTAAGGCCCAAGGTGCTGATCCTCGACGATTCGACGAGCGCGCTCGACATGGAAACCGAGCATCAAATCCAGCTCGCGCTGCGCAAGGTGATGGCCGGCCGGACGACGTTCGTCATCGCCCACCGCATTTCCTCCCTGCGGAACGCGGACGAAATCGTCGTGCTGGATCGCGGCCGCGTCGTGCAGCGCGGCAAGCACGAGCAGCTGATCCGCGTGCCGGGGCTTTACCGGGAGACGTACCGCATCCAGTATGCGGATCGGCCCGAAGAGACGGAGAACGCCTCCGAGAATACGAGGAGGGTGACGGGATGA